The sequence gtctgtgtatttgtttgtgtgtcagtgtgcgcccctgtgtatctgtatgtgtctgtgtaatcctatgtgtatcagtgtttgtatcagtaTTAGTGTccttctgtgtatctgtgtgttggagtatatgtatgtgtgttaatgtgtgtctgtatatctgcatgtgtgtgccactgtgtgtgtttgcatctgtatgtgtgtccgtgtttgtatctgtttgagtgtcattgtgtgtgtctgtgtatgtgtattattgtatgtgtgttatcatgtgtatctgtgtgcctacgTATATGCAAGTACACAGATACAGGCTGTCTTATCCAGTAGGAGATGCAGGAGCTCTGTTTACAGCAAAGCAGGACCAGGTGTATGCCTGTAGGTGCAGGCAGATCTACTAATTGGTGAATCTGTAGTGAATTTATAGGTAAGtagcttttttattattttacgttTTTGAATATTATACGCATTGTGTAAAtatactatagtgttccgttaaacCTCAGCTCAGGTATTTTCTCTACTTGGCCTTTAAGGTTAAAAGtatgcattttgtttttaatttattagaATGccctgatttgaaaaaaaaatcacttttgttcAAAATTAAGACATTCCCTTTCAAGCTTAATTTTGATGGGTGTCTTAAACATGGCAAATCTTTACAGTCTTAAAATTTCACATCCCCACGTACATCATCAGAGCTGAATCCAGAGCATTTTattatgtttaaccctttaatgatCAGTCAGAATGTTACTGTCATTATAATCTGATCCCTAAGGAACTCGTGCCTGCCTAGCATCGCTAATAGCTTTGACAACCTTGTATTCGTGAGGGGATGGTTCATCTGTTGGTTTCAGTAGGATTTGTCTCCTCCTGCCTCTACCTGAGTGCAGGCCTGAGACcgtcttttaaaaataaaataacatcagAATGTTGTACTAACATAGGCTGTCactggtccttaagaggttaatactGCTTTATTCTATAGGGAAGCTATTAAACCCATGGACATTGTATTAGTTTCCCAGGACAAGCTAAGTGGATTGCTTTAGTCATTAGGAAGGTATTAGTGGTAATGTCATTCCAACCAGCAGGAGCAGGGGATCCGTCCCAACAGGTAGACTCCCAAATAACCAACGCAGTGACAGGATTCTATTTATTATTACTCCCAAGGAATGACCACTCACAATTTAACCCCTCGTCTCACAAAATGGACTAGAAAGTGCTCAGAAAATtaataacagaataaaaaaatattcattaaaataaaatcttttattatgTGGACATTAACATGCTTTATGTTATTgtttgaatgtaaaaaaaaaaaaaacatacagcacATAAATGTATtgcataaaaataacaaaacagatAAACCAATGAGACGCAAGGACAGACAACTTGCTTTAATTCAGCTGATGGTGGATTACAACTCCTTCAACCCTGTAGTTCTAGTCCAACCATTGCTGGCAGGATGAAAGTGACTGTATGGGTGGACCGTTTGCATGAATTCAGCTGTTATTGGACTGCAACCTTCTTGATCCTCAGCCTTCAATTGATGGCTGGGAGTGATTATGTAGTCCAGCAACAGTTGCCCATCCCtggaatacagaataaaaaaactataaacaaaaaataaaagaaagcaaaTCACACACGAGCCCTCGTCATTCCTGCTCTCCCATTGAAATCAAACAGCGTTGTGTATTGGTCCATATTATTATTCTGCCTATAAACATTTTAACAGAAACGTGTTGCATGATGTCCGTCGCGGGCAGTCACATAGTCGGCCAATCCTTGCCCCTTTCCTGACAGCGCACTGTTCACCAGCGTCACACTGAAACAGAAACACATGGGTGAACACAGCATCACTAGGACATTCCACTGGGGGGTCAGGGTAGTCAAACAGCTAGCACTTCTAGAACAGAACATACCAGCGTCTACAGAGATTTACTTACAGAAAATGCTGGACAACTGAGctattttctttcttatttttatattctttattgagCACAAGAATACAACACGCAAATACGTATGACAATGAGAAGCATTATACTTATATATCATATACAGACAGTGTCTATTTTCTAGaaatatatggaaaataaaaatctgaaaaaaaagggTTACAGACTGGATATATTTGGCCCTTAATAGATTATAATCTCGTTTAAACAGGGTCTTCACCTCTTGTCTGTTAAATTCCGAATGTAAATTACTTACcgtcaaatatccccattttataattgtaaagtgctgtgtaaTATGTAGGCGCTATGTAGGCGCTATatagatgataataataataattaccccGGAGCCCAaggatggggaggggaggagcatCTGTGAAATGTTGAGAGTTTTTATACCAAAATAGCTGGGATAAAAAAGTAGTTTCATTTAACACAGAATTATAACAATATCTGTCTATAAATGAGTAAACTTACCAGAAGTGATTGCTGagtttatttagcattttttaatCATTGATTTATGTCCCATCTGGGTTATGTTAGATTTCACAGTTGGTCTGTTGCCGGTGTGTGTATGAAAATCCAacatgtgattatgtaattgaaGATGACGTTTCCATAAAATTACAAATAGTGCTATTTCCTATTTCCCCTTATCTATCAGGGATTTCACCAACTAGGGCTATTTACCAAACtgtgagttcaaagtgaatttaaggagaatttcaaatttaaagccagaatACCCAAACGGAAAGCATAGTTGACAGATAATTTTTAAGTTTGattattttcaccttaaatttgaaatttacttcaaattcacattgaattctccctttagtgaaaaaccctgtaagtgaattcaaattttagACAAACCGGCTGGACTGAAATCCCTGAGAATTTTTTACAGTTCGGGTGTAAACTAAAATGTTATATTACTTTGAATATCATACAAATCAAATTAGTGGCGTTTTTACACTAAACAGACAATCGCAGTGAATtgtaaactgaattgcaaaatatagCCTAAAATAATCCGTTACTATATCTGAGTTTGAGAGTTTTGGCAATCGGCAATTTTGGACTACATTTGGTTTTCAGCTCACTGCTATTCACTGGTTATTTAAgggaacagtatagggtcaggaacacaaacatatatttctgaccctatagtgttaaaaccaccatctagtccccctggctacctcttgcctccctaaatatagtaaaatagtacttgtattcaagcctgaagctgctggttctgcccctatCTGCCTCCAAATAGCAAGCTgtatgctgacatcatcagaagtgttgttctgagccaatcacaatgcttccccataggattggctgagactgtgaaagaggcagatcaggggcagagccaacacaattcaaacacagccttggtgaatcatcatctcctcatagagattaattgaaccaATTGAATcaaaaggaaagttcagtgtctgcatgcagagggaggagacactgaatggcagtcacactgtgcagcactgccccaggaagcacctttagcagccatctgaagttatcactaggctgtaatgtaaacactgcattttctttgaaaagacagtgtttacagcaaaaagcctgaagggaatgattctactcaccagaacaaattcaataagctggagttgttctggtgactatagtgtccctttaataagtccCTAAGTATCCCTAAGTATCAAATGTCTTCATGTTTTCTCCATAATCCTATCTACTGCCAGAGGAGCATACCGGACTCTTCTTGTAGTTTGTAGTTTAACCGTAAAatctaaattcactttgaatttatttttaattcaaattttaaaaatcctgtgagtttctttttttattgcctTGTGATCCATAGTTCTGTTTCACAACTCATttgaaaactaaacaaaaaattaaacaaaaaaatagttttgcacCATAGGCTCTTGCTTGTTCCCCTCTCTTCTAATTTACAGTGTTTGCTCTATCATATCATTATCTTTACATTATATCATCTAGCTGTTCTACAATTGAAGTAGAACTCACAGAAACCCTTGTTGTGACCATAATGCACTGCTTATGGGATAAGCTGAGCAGTGCAATTCATTTTAAAtgagcattctgattggctgagtaacttcctggtttggtgagaGCTCAGTGCAGATTCCACACAGCCTTGGGATTTTGCACCAAATGCAGGGACTTTAAATGTAAGTATCtctcttatttttaatgttaagAATGGCTTAACTCCAGGCCACGGAGTACCTACATGTAAAGTGTTATACGTAGAGGGGAGGAGTAACTGCTGTATTCTTCATAGAACTCTCGTTAAATTACTAATTTTCTTTCTATTCTGTTAATATTGACCGAGAATACCTTGGTGGGGTTAGCCGTTTGTTCATAAAGGATGCTCTCCTGTCTGGAAAGAAAGGGATCACTTACCATGGGTACCTGGCCATATTTTTTCTCAAATGAGGGGAGTcgtttattttttagtttttccaACACTTCTTGTAGTGCATCAATCTTAAAGACAAAAACAAGACAGTAATCAAAATACATCAAGCCAGGGAAAGCTGCGCTCCAAGTATCATACTATGTACACTACGGGGCTTTGTCACTATACAGcaaattgtagtgaactgaaaaccgAAACAAAATTATCTAACTCCGCTACAGTCACGGGTTTGCAATTTCAGCCTGAATTTTGCAAATCAGCTCCTATTATTTCTTTCTGATGATGTAAGAATTCTGTTTAAACACTGTAACATCGTCAGTCCGCGTTGTATGGGATTCCACAAGAGACTGACTGCTAGGAACCACAGGTGGCTCTAGTGAACAAATTGCTTGtaatgcatcatgggaaatgtagtcaacAGCATCAACAGCGCCAGAATGTTTGTTACCATTTctcttatgtaaaaatatatatttatagctagCGTTTCACTTTATCACGGAGCTTTTAATCAAGGTGGGATATTTTGTAACAATGCGACAAAGTGTTCTCTAACAGCTGGGAATATATTTTGTTACCCACTTGCTTGTTTTTTTgcaattcaatgttttatttaggtTTTATTTATTGTACAAAAATACAGAAGTCTAAACACTACCAAGCGTACTGACTAAGAGAATTGTtagaaattctaagtgaattcaaaCTAAATTGAACATTTCAGATCAAAATAGCCAGAATGGGAGCAGACCTGAATTTTCCCAGTTTACCCATTTGGTATGAAATTTAAAACTGACTTTGACCTCCTGACAGTTTTCACTttgttgaataaccctgttaataaaAGTATAATAACATATCAGAAGGTCACAAAAGTGCATAACAAAATGTTATTGATAAGAATGGTCGAACCCTCAGCCATAGTTTGACTTTTAGTAATAAAGGGGAGATAGTAGAAGAACAAAGGAAGGAAAGGAGAGAGATAGGGCGCAAGACATGGGGAAGTTGAAAGAGAgaagaataaagaaataaatatacgCCCTTGTCTCAGACTGATTTTATGAAAAGTAAGTCTCGTAATTTTACAGTCCGATTTTAAGGAAAAGCAccaatttgttatttattaaattaatattccaAATGTTCCACGTCCCATTCCCAAACATCTGGAATCCTCAAGATTAATGTGATAACTAACCCTCGGGTTTAGGAGGAATGCAGCTCTTCTCACTACAGACTgccagctcgtttgagcagggtcctcttcagcctatcgttcctgtacgtcttatttattgttagatctccccctctcataatattgcaaagcgctacggaatctgttggcgctatatatatatatatatgtcaataaaaataaaattaaaatcacactcagccaagcaCAGAAACATAAGGGTCTATTTACTAAACGGTGAGTTTACTAAAGCAAATTCAGTAGCTTTCATTGTAACGGTCACTGTAATCACTATCAACCAAATGCTAAGCAATATGAGTCTAATAGATCCctgccagggctcgagtcctgcaggaacgcgtgggaacggggttcctgcactttttccccagttcctttcctcagcccctgtcccgttcctcagcccctgtccccttcctcagcccctgtccccttcctcagcccctgtccttttcctcagcccctgcccccccaagctcctgtccc comes from Pelobates fuscus isolate aPelFus1 chromosome 5, aPelFus1.pri, whole genome shotgun sequence and encodes:
- the CARTPT gene encoding cocaine- and amphetamine-regulated transcript protein translates to METSRMHLAVSLLASTFLVLLLRANCEDSDYLETRALDFYSPVENPYHEKELIDALQEVLEKLKNKRLPSFEKKYGQVPMCDAGEQCAVRKGARIGRLCDCPRRTSCNTFLLKCL